The following are encoded together in the Sphingomonas insulae genome:
- a CDS encoding DUF6528 family protein, with protein sequence MLGLAMALLFTTTATSDDAAERLYACGDDQVREYRIEAPVTDGARAVETWRWNAAAAPDLPEDYRRRLLAHIDDCKPVDGGRAILVTASTGGVVLIERATGKVRFRATAPMAHSASVLPNGRIAVALSLHADGNRLELYDRISSETPLATRPLPSGHGAVWDDARRQLFVLSHDLIQAYRIRGTRGAPSPIEAARWTLPGRRDGHDLSIRPDGRYLVTTDDGVWTFDPRNGSFIPFTALNPKLRVKSVDMGRHLAWVQAEESWWAKGFTIARADGSDPVRVPVDAMHLYKVRWVR encoded by the coding sequence ATGCTGGGACTGGCGATGGCGCTGCTCTTCACGACGACGGCGACGTCCGACGATGCTGCGGAGCGACTGTACGCGTGCGGTGACGACCAGGTGCGCGAATACCGGATCGAGGCGCCGGTGACGGACGGTGCACGGGCCGTGGAGACCTGGCGGTGGAATGCCGCCGCCGCACCCGACCTTCCGGAGGACTATCGGCGGCGGCTGCTCGCCCACATCGACGATTGCAAGCCGGTCGACGGCGGCAGGGCGATCCTCGTCACCGCATCGACGGGCGGTGTCGTGCTCATCGAACGGGCGACCGGCAAGGTCAGGTTCCGCGCGACCGCACCGATGGCGCATTCGGCGAGCGTCCTTCCGAACGGTCGTATCGCCGTGGCACTGTCGCTCCACGCCGACGGCAACCGCCTCGAACTCTACGACCGGATCAGCAGCGAGACGCCGCTGGCCACCCGCCCGTTGCCGTCCGGCCATGGTGCGGTGTGGGACGATGCCCGCCGGCAGTTGTTCGTGCTGTCCCACGACCTCATCCAGGCGTATCGCATTCGTGGCACGCGTGGAGCGCCCTCGCCGATCGAGGCCGCACGCTGGACGCTTCCCGGTCGCCGCGACGGCCACGACCTGTCGATACGCCCCGATGGCCGTTATTTGGTGACGACCGACGACGGGGTCTGGACCTTCGATCCCCGCAACGGCAGCTTCATACCCTTCACCGCGCTCAATCCGAAGCTGCGGGTCAAGTCGGTGGATATGGGCAGGCATCTCGCCTGGGTGCAGGCGGAGGAAAGCTGGTGGGCGAAGGGCTTTACTATCGCCCGGGCCGACGGCAGCGATCCGGTCCGCGTGCCGGTGGATGCGATGCACCTCTACAAGGTTCGCTGGGTCCGCTGA
- a CDS encoding TonB-dependent receptor plug domain-containing protein gives MKTVTILRGVLLLSTAWPGAVQAQQAAPAGSTGPADGTEDIVVTGARLQAVREIEAKRQIAVISDSISADEIGTLPDFGLGEALQRVPGVSTVQNNGRGEAQFLSIRGLNADYNLV, from the coding sequence ATGAAGACCGTTACGATCCTGCGCGGCGTGTTGCTGCTGTCCACGGCATGGCCCGGCGCCGTGCAGGCGCAGCAGGCCGCTCCGGCGGGTTCGACCGGGCCAGCGGACGGGACGGAGGATATCGTCGTCACCGGTGCGCGGTTGCAGGCGGTGCGCGAGATCGAGGCGAAACGGCAGATTGCGGTCATCTCCGACAGCATCAGCGCGGACGAGATCGGCACGCTGCCCGACTTCGGCCTGGGTGAGGCATTGCAGCGGGTGCCCGGCGTTTCGACCGTCCAGAACAACGGTCGCGGCGAGGCGCAATTCCTGTCGATCCGTGGCCTCAACGCCGACTATAACCTCGTCTAG
- a CDS encoding TonB-dependent receptor, whose protein sequence is MTLPANEIGRRNVSLDVIPSSLASRVEVYKSVTAAMNGNAIGGIANLRTRSAFDGGGKPFVGGRFDIGQWQFGRTRGNRAPSGQAELVASTTFGPDRKFGAVVSGSYFRRDSASLNSAIDNYLYFEPTAATRLLSPASDVSNAFAAPDRRRWLHYDNVRQRDGVFGKLEFDDHAMFKAAITLADFRHLNDEERQSNIVIANTAVTTATNRYTNFNGVTATGGNVANANAQVDLVNYQQTRRMRYADFHGELTPGDTVRADIGLNYAVATYRQDARLATYRIANTPNLAYRYGYAPGGFAYFDFTNAAYVANPANYRQFEYGTNSDDNREEALTARANLAVNMEPDNRGFGVATGAYARFLDRRYDFQVDNYRNTNASTLLLAPVIARERYAPYNGRGQALLLVDPAAARDAFAANPTSFAANTGNAASSLQSDYSLSEDVVAAYAMARYASDRVRLSAGVRFEDTALATGSNRLRSGTYIFGQQRQHYRDLLPSAQADWDIGERLRLRAAFSRTLGRPNYDDLAARETVNIGVTANNPDGGVSIVSGNPDLRPRRSDNYDLSLEYYVDRDILFSAGAFRKDITDEIITTRNQATEVFEGASQLVTRIRPVNASGSRVLGIELNAVVARMRFLPGPLAGFGLSANLTLLDPTPPQVTLSDGITRRRMSGLFESANTVANVKLFYTIGPVTAQGAWNHLSPILYSVSTSDPLQDRRYVASDLFDAQLRLKLDRHWTIVAQAKNLTNFRPQRVFGPGFGLLREEIDNGRSFYVGALVRY, encoded by the coding sequence GTGACGCTGCCCGCCAACGAGATCGGACGCCGCAACGTCTCGCTCGACGTCATCCCCTCGTCGCTCGCGTCCCGTGTCGAGGTGTACAAGTCGGTCACCGCCGCGATGAACGGCAATGCGATCGGCGGTATCGCCAACCTGCGGACGCGCAGCGCCTTCGACGGTGGAGGCAAACCGTTCGTCGGGGGGCGCTTCGACATCGGCCAGTGGCAGTTCGGGCGGACCCGCGGCAATCGCGCCCCCTCGGGGCAGGCGGAACTGGTCGCCTCGACCACCTTCGGGCCCGACCGCAAGTTCGGCGCCGTCGTGTCGGGCAGCTATTTTCGCCGCGATTCCGCATCGCTGAACTCGGCAATCGACAATTACCTGTATTTTGAACCCACTGCGGCCACGCGATTGCTGTCTCCCGCCAGCGACGTGTCCAACGCCTTCGCAGCGCCCGATCGGCGGCGCTGGCTGCACTATGACAACGTCCGCCAGCGCGATGGTGTCTTCGGGAAGCTGGAATTCGACGATCACGCGATGTTCAAGGCGGCGATCACCCTTGCCGATTTCCGCCATCTCAACGATGAGGAGCGTCAGTCGAACATCGTCATCGCCAACACCGCAGTCACGACGGCGACCAACCGATACACCAATTTCAATGGCGTCACGGCAACCGGCGGCAACGTCGCCAATGCGAATGCGCAGGTCGATCTGGTCAATTACCAGCAGACCCGCCGGATGCGGTACGCCGATTTCCACGGTGAGCTGACACCCGGCGATACCGTTCGGGCCGACATCGGCCTCAATTACGCCGTGGCGACCTATCGCCAGGATGCACGACTGGCGACCTATCGCATCGCCAACACGCCCAACCTCGCCTATCGGTACGGCTATGCGCCGGGCGGGTTCGCCTATTTCGACTTCACCAATGCCGCATATGTCGCCAACCCCGCCAATTATCGCCAGTTCGAATATGGCACCAACAGCGACGACAATCGCGAAGAGGCGTTGACCGCACGTGCCAATCTGGCGGTGAACATGGAGCCGGACAATCGCGGCTTCGGCGTGGCGACCGGCGCCTATGCGCGTTTCCTCGACCGGCGGTACGACTTTCAGGTCGACAATTATCGCAATACCAATGCATCGACGCTGCTGCTGGCCCCGGTCATCGCGCGCGAACGGTACGCGCCGTACAACGGCCGCGGCCAGGCACTGCTGCTCGTCGACCCGGCCGCCGCCCGTGATGCGTTCGCCGCCAATCCCACGAGTTTCGCGGCGAACACCGGCAATGCCGCGAGCAGTCTACAATCCGATTACAGCCTGAGCGAGGATGTCGTCGCCGCCTATGCCATGGCGCGCTACGCCAGCGATCGCGTGCGACTTTCGGCGGGCGTCCGGTTCGAGGACACGGCGCTTGCCACCGGCTCCAACCGGCTGCGCAGCGGGACGTATATCTTCGGCCAACAGCGGCAGCATTATCGCGACTTGCTGCCCTCGGCACAGGCCGACTGGGATATCGGCGAACGGCTAAGGCTGCGCGCCGCCTTCAGCCGCACGCTCGGCCGCCCCAATTACGACGACCTCGCCGCGCGCGAGACCGTCAACATCGGCGTCACCGCCAACAATCCCGATGGCGGCGTCTCGATCGTCAGCGGCAATCCCGATCTGCGCCCGCGTCGCTCGGACAATTACGACCTCAGCCTTGAATATTACGTCGATCGCGACATCCTGTTCTCGGCCGGTGCGTTCCGCAAGGACATCACCGACGAGATCATCACCACGCGTAATCAGGCGACCGAGGTGTTCGAAGGTGCATCGCAGCTCGTCACGCGAATCCGGCCGGTCAACGCCAGCGGGTCGCGCGTGCTTGGGATCGAGCTGAATGCGGTCGTCGCCCGGATGCGCTTCCTGCCCGGCCCGCTCGCAGGCTTCGGGCTATCGGCCAATCTGACGTTGCTCGATCCGACGCCGCCGCAGGTGACGCTGTCGGACGGCATCACCCGCCGTCGCATGTCCGGCCTGTTCGAGAGCGCGAACACCGTGGCCAACGTCAAGCTGTTCTACACCATCGGACCGGTGACCGCGCAGGGGGCATGGAACCACCTGTCGCCGATCCTGTATTCGGTGTCGACGAGCGATCCGCTGCAGGACCGGCGCTACGTCGCCAGCGACCTGTTCGACGCGCAGTTGCGGCTGAAGCTCGATCGCCACTGGACCATCGTCGCGCAAGCCAAGAACCTGACCAACTTCCGCCCGCAACGCGTGTTTGGTCCGGGCTTCGGGTTGCTTCGCGAAGAGATCGACAATGGTCGATCCTTCTATGTCGGTGCGCTCGTTCGCTACTGA
- a CDS encoding FadR/GntR family transcriptional regulator — protein sequence MSGQCKTKASRGKAWSKLRLASRCHLHDKRRMAGTHRKLYQQVAEALAARIANGSHAIGDRLPGERDLAEQFKVSRPTIREAMIALEMRGIVEARHKSGIYVMQAPAANRQFGDLDVGAFELVEARLAIEGEAAALAATAIDTDTLAQLTGLLATMAHETEQREKVDVDRTFHLLIAGATGNSVIRSMVETLWDLRESSPLCVHMFAAARRNGVAPRVDEHRAIVAALAAHDSKAARAAMRAHLSRVVDDLLEATRLELIQRAEADADAQRVQVNMRAWA from the coding sequence TTGTCAGGCCAGTGCAAGACAAAAGCATCACGTGGTAAGGCCTGGTCCAAACTGAGGCTTGCCTCCCGTTGCCACCTGCATGACAAGCGCCGCATGGCCGGGACGCACCGCAAACTCTATCAGCAGGTCGCCGAGGCGCTGGCGGCACGGATCGCGAACGGATCGCACGCCATCGGTGACCGGCTACCGGGCGAGCGCGACCTCGCCGAGCAGTTCAAGGTCAGCCGGCCGACCATCCGGGAAGCGATGATCGCGCTCGAGATGCGCGGAATCGTGGAGGCCCGGCATAAGTCGGGGATCTACGTGATGCAGGCTCCGGCGGCGAACCGGCAGTTCGGCGATCTCGATGTCGGTGCCTTCGAACTGGTCGAGGCGCGCCTGGCCATCGAGGGGGAAGCGGCCGCGCTGGCCGCGACCGCGATCGACACGGACACGCTCGCGCAACTGACCGGGTTGCTGGCCACGATGGCGCATGAGACGGAGCAGCGCGAGAAGGTCGACGTCGATCGCACGTTCCATCTGCTGATCGCCGGCGCGACCGGGAACAGCGTGATCCGGTCGATGGTCGAAACCTTGTGGGACCTGCGCGAAAGCTCGCCCTTATGTGTCCATATGTTCGCGGCCGCCCGCCGCAACGGCGTCGCGCCGCGAGTAGACGAACATCGCGCCATCGTTGCGGCTCTGGCGGCCCACGACAGCAAGGCAGCGCGCGCGGCGATGCGCGCGCACCTCAGCCGGGTGGTCGACGACCTCCTCGAGGCGACCCGGCTGGAACTGATCCAGCGCGCCGAAGCCGACGCCGATGCGCAACGGGTCCAGGTCAACATGCGCGCCTGGGCCTAG
- a CDS encoding sugar-binding domain-containing protein: MVVANMLTEIVSRYPVWSGQSTARFALLPGARRVDLPEAAISSECPTYTGPDTTGRADPAQHQRMTMRFPLLIATAATALALAGPASAHDASSVVASGRATFNLNPAWRMTTGDIAGAEQVGFDDHRWSEVTLPNAFNEKQAFARDIKDLSTGITWYRKRITLPEGAAAGKAFLEFEGVRQAAEVWVNGRSVVLSERGAMAFGADISAAVKPGENLIAVRVDNDWRYKERATGSGFQWNDRNFNVNYGGITRNVKLHLAPRTYQTLPLFSNLGTTGQYVWADGFDLTARSATVHVETQVRNEEARARSLSYRVEVRDRGGLVVGRLDGGTVTLAPGETRTLAAAGRIGDLHFWSWGYGYLYRVTTSLIERGRAIDAVDSLTGFRATQFGDGMIRLNGRVMQVHGYAQRTSNEWPAVGVSIPPWVSDFSNALMVESGGNMVRWMHITPSKQDIESADRVGLPQAMPAGDAEHDVEGRRWDQRKEQMRDAIIYNRNNPSILFYESGNESISEAHMAEMKAIRDRYDPHGGRAIGSREMLDSKTAEYGGEMLYINKSAHIPMWAMEYSRDEAARLYQDELTPPFHQDAPDYNRNQDSQAREDVRRWWDYYRIRPGTGRRVSSGGVNIIWSDSNTHYRGDNNYRRSGEVDAMRLPKESFFAHQVMWTGWVDAERPATHIIGHWNYAPGTAKDVSVVSNGERVELFLNGRSLGTGQRSSGFLFTWPGVRWQAGSLRAVAIGADGRRSEHCVETVGAPAALRLVPHTGPRGFVMDGADLALVDVEVVDARGRRVPTVNAMVTFTLDGPADWRGGIAQGDSSGKPRPAIAVQAEAIPGTTPTAGTARDEDNYVLSKALPVEGGINRVLLRAGKAPGAVRLTASTPGLAPVTLAIPAVAAPEVKGGLSRVFADTAQPGLLTRGPTPQRPSYRVTRATYLPATIVAGTGQNDAAKTIDDNELSRWSSDGRPDTAWIEYRFAKPVTLNEVELKLVGWRSRGYPLRMTLDGREVWKGETERQLGYAAVRFPAASGSILRITQIAPTRDRDAFGKIVEVSNARQAGDTGADAVPAGWRLAIVEADFHGPVPVGKR; the protein is encoded by the coding sequence ATGGTCGTCGCAAACATGCTGACCGAAATCGTATCCCGCTATCCGGTCTGGTCAGGCCAGTCGACCGCAAGGTTCGCGCTCCTTCCCGGCGCCCGTCGCGTCGATCTGCCGGAAGCAGCAATCTCTTCGGAATGCCCGACCTATACCGGCCCCGACACCACGGGCCGCGCCGACCCGGCGCAACATCAAAGGATGACCATGCGCTTTCCCTTGCTGATCGCCACCGCGGCCACCGCCCTTGCGCTCGCCGGTCCGGCCTCGGCCCACGATGCGTCCAGCGTCGTGGCATCCGGCCGCGCGACCTTCAATCTCAACCCGGCATGGCGGATGACGACGGGGGACATAGCGGGCGCTGAGCAGGTCGGGTTCGACGACCATCGCTGGAGCGAGGTCACCTTGCCCAACGCCTTCAACGAGAAACAGGCCTTCGCCCGCGACATCAAGGACCTGTCGACCGGGATCACATGGTATCGCAAGCGCATCACGCTGCCGGAGGGGGCAGCGGCGGGCAAGGCGTTCCTGGAATTCGAGGGTGTGCGGCAGGCGGCCGAAGTGTGGGTCAACGGCCGGTCCGTCGTATTGTCGGAGCGCGGGGCGATGGCGTTCGGCGCCGATATCTCGGCTGCGGTCAAGCCCGGCGAGAACCTGATCGCGGTGCGCGTCGACAACGACTGGCGATACAAGGAGCGCGCGACGGGCAGCGGCTTTCAGTGGAATGACCGGAACTTCAACGTCAATTACGGCGGCATCACGCGCAACGTGAAGCTGCACCTCGCACCCCGGACGTATCAGACGCTGCCGTTGTTCTCAAACCTCGGCACCACCGGCCAATATGTCTGGGCGGACGGTTTCGACCTCACCGCCCGGTCCGCGACGGTGCATGTGGAAACGCAGGTGCGCAACGAAGAGGCGCGGGCGCGCAGCCTGTCCTACCGGGTGGAGGTTCGCGATCGCGGCGGGCTGGTCGTCGGCCGGCTGGACGGTGGCACCGTCACGCTGGCACCCGGCGAGACACGCACGCTGGCCGCGGCGGGCAGGATCGGCGACCTCCATTTCTGGAGCTGGGGCTACGGCTATCTCTATCGGGTGACCACCAGCCTCATCGAACGGGGCAGGGCGATCGATGCGGTGGATTCGCTGACCGGATTTCGCGCGACGCAGTTCGGCGACGGCATGATCCGGCTCAACGGACGCGTGATGCAGGTGCATGGCTATGCGCAGCGCACATCGAACGAATGGCCGGCGGTGGGCGTGTCGATCCCGCCGTGGGTCAGCGATTTCTCCAACGCGCTGATGGTCGAGAGCGGCGGCAACATGGTGCGCTGGATGCACATCACCCCGTCGAAGCAGGACATCGAATCCGCCGACCGCGTCGGCCTGCCGCAGGCGATGCCAGCGGGCGACGCCGAGCATGACGTAGAGGGGCGCCGCTGGGACCAGCGCAAGGAACAGATGCGCGACGCGATCATCTACAACCGCAACAATCCCTCGATCCTGTTCTACGAAAGCGGCAACGAGAGCATCAGCGAAGCGCACATGGCCGAGATGAAGGCGATCCGCGACCGCTACGATCCCCATGGCGGGCGGGCGATCGGATCGCGCGAGATGCTGGACAGCAAGACGGCCGAATATGGCGGCGAGATGCTATACATCAACAAGAGCGCGCATATCCCGATGTGGGCAATGGAATATAGCCGCGACGAAGCGGCACGGCTCTATCAGGATGAATTGACCCCGCCGTTCCACCAGGACGCGCCTGACTATAACCGCAATCAGGACAGCCAGGCGCGCGAGGATGTGCGTCGCTGGTGGGACTATTATCGCATTCGTCCCGGCACGGGGCGGCGGGTGAGTTCGGGCGGCGTCAACATCATCTGGTCGGACAGCAACACGCACTATCGCGGCGACAACAATTACCGCCGATCCGGTGAGGTCGATGCGATGCGGCTGCCCAAGGAAAGCTTCTTCGCGCATCAGGTGATGTGGACGGGGTGGGTCGATGCCGAGAGACCGGCGACGCATATCATCGGCCACTGGAACTACGCCCCCGGCACGGCCAAGGATGTCAGCGTCGTCTCGAACGGCGAACGGGTCGAGCTGTTCCTCAACGGTCGTTCGTTGGGGACGGGGCAGCGCTCCAGCGGCTTTCTGTTTACCTGGCCAGGGGTTCGCTGGCAGGCCGGATCGCTGCGCGCCGTCGCCATCGGCGCGGACGGCCGCCGGTCGGAGCACTGCGTGGAGACGGTCGGCGCGCCGGCCGCGCTGCGACTGGTGCCGCATACCGGGCCGCGGGGATTCGTCATGGACGGGGCCGATCTGGCGCTGGTTGATGTTGAGGTCGTCGACGCCAGGGGGCGCCGCGTGCCGACCGTCAACGCCATGGTCACCTTTACGCTGGACGGACCGGCGGATTGGCGCGGCGGCATCGCCCAGGGCGACAGTTCCGGCAAGCCGCGTCCGGCGATCGCCGTGCAAGCCGAAGCGATCCCCGGTACGACGCCGACCGCCGGAACGGCGCGGGACGAGGACAATTACGTCCTGTCGAAGGCGCTGCCGGTCGAAGGCGGGATCAACCGCGTGCTGCTGCGCGCGGGCAAGGCGCCGGGGGCGGTGCGCCTCACCGCGTCGACGCCCGGTCTGGCACCGGTGACGCTGGCGATCCCGGCCGTTGCCGCACCGGAGGTGAAAGGGGGCCTGTCGCGCGTCTTCGCCGATACTGCGCAGCCGGGCCTGCTCACCCGCGGGCCGACGCCGCAGCGGCCGTCCTATCGCGTCACCCGGGCGACATACCTGCCGGCAACCATCGTCGCGGGCACCGGCCAGAACGATGCCGCGAAAACGATCGACGACAACGAACTGTCGCGCTGGTCCAGTGATGGTCGGCCGGACACGGCGTGGATCGAATATCGCTTCGCAAAGCCGGTGACGCTGAACGAGGTCGAGCTGAAGCTGGTCGGCTGGCGTTCGCGCGGATATCCATTGCGCATGACGCTGGACGGCCGCGAGGTGTGGAAAGGCGAAACGGAGCGCCAGCTCGGTTATGCCGCGGTCCGCTTCCCCGCCGCGAGCGGCAGCATCCTGCGGATCACGCAGATCGCGCCCACCCGGGATCGCGACGCGTTCGGCAAGATCGTGGAGGTGAGCAACGCCAGGCAGGCGGGCGATACGGGGGCCGACGCGGTGCCGGCCGGCTGGCGTCTGGCGATCGTCGAAGCGGATTTCCACGGCCCGGTGCCGGTCGGCAAGCGGTGA